Proteins from a single region of Corallococcus caeni:
- the gmk gene encoding guanylate kinase: MNEPSGLQPGVLLVLSAPSGAGKTTLAHRLLKEMPDGIFSTSVTTRRPRGKEQEGVDYHFVGVAAFQEKIEQGEFVEWAEVHGHFYGSPQSVVDEARKRRGTAIFDIDVQGGQSIKRKHPDAVLIFVLPPSMEELERRLRDRQTDSDETIRRRMLAARSEIERGIASYDYIVVNDDFERAYQELRSVVVAEKCRRGRVDLSKLRFGS; encoded by the coding sequence ATGAACGAACCCTCTGGACTCCAGCCTGGTGTGCTCCTCGTCCTCTCCGCCCCTTCCGGGGCCGGAAAGACCACCCTCGCGCACCGTCTGCTGAAGGAGATGCCGGACGGCATCTTCTCCACCAGCGTCACCACCCGGCGCCCCCGGGGCAAGGAGCAGGAGGGCGTGGACTACCACTTCGTGGGGGTCGCCGCCTTCCAGGAGAAGATCGAACAGGGCGAGTTCGTGGAATGGGCCGAGGTACACGGCCACTTCTACGGCAGCCCGCAGTCCGTGGTGGATGAGGCCCGCAAGCGCCGCGGCACCGCCATCTTCGACATCGACGTCCAGGGTGGGCAGTCCATCAAGCGCAAGCACCCGGACGCGGTCCTCATCTTCGTGCTCCCTCCGTCCATGGAGGAACTGGAGCGCCGCCTTCGGGACCGCCAGACGGACTCGGATGAGACCATCCGTCGCCGGATGCTGGCTGCCCGCTCGGAGATCGAGCGAGGGATCGCGTCCTACGACTACATCGTGGTGAACGACGACTTCGAGCGCGCCTACCAGGAGTTGCGTTCGGTGGTGGTCGCGGAGAAGTGCCGGCGGGGCAGGGTGGACCTCTCGAAGCTCAGGTTCGGGAGCTGA